In one window of Calditrichota bacterium DNA:
- a CDS encoding polyprenyl synthetase family protein — translation MGAGVAYLEGNMVLLQSLPAGREGSEAFFAALDERCDWIRDYLLDPRFQGRFHPPEMGWAATAYVRYGGKRLRPAILLFSCGAVGGDERLALPAAAAVEIFHTWTLVHDDIIDRDAIRRGEATVHEFFARERAVGRAALSEPDARHYGVSLAILTGDIQHGWGVSLMAELTRLSGLPADLTLDLIDELDTRVLNTLVEGEVLDIQFALQPVETLSPEMIEDMLWRKTGALYEFCGMAGAMIGLRRRSAPEIEAVGRFAALCGTAFQLQDDILGVTGNQRTLGKPVGSDLREGKKTLVIHHAFQRATPAQRERLSQILGNGSAGEDDVREAVRLLRDLGAVESVSQRARSLIESAMEHLERLPDTSYRDLLRRWADYMIAREF, via the coding sequence TTGGGGGCAGGGGTTGCTTACCTTGAGGGTAATATGGTCTTGCTTCAATCCTTGCCGGCTGGTCGAGAGGGATCCGAAGCCTTCTTCGCCGCCCTCGACGAACGTTGCGACTGGATACGGGACTACCTTCTCGATCCGCGCTTTCAGGGTCGCTTCCACCCTCCCGAAATGGGCTGGGCAGCAACTGCCTATGTGCGCTACGGGGGCAAGCGGCTTCGCCCGGCGATTCTTCTCTTCTCGTGCGGAGCCGTTGGCGGCGACGAACGACTGGCACTGCCGGCAGCAGCAGCGGTTGAGATTTTTCACACCTGGACGCTCGTTCACGACGACATCATCGACCGCGATGCAATTCGGCGCGGCGAAGCCACAGTGCACGAGTTCTTCGCCCGGGAGCGCGCCGTCGGCAGGGCTGCTCTGAGCGAGCCTGACGCCCGTCACTATGGCGTCAGCCTTGCGATCCTGACCGGGGACATTCAACACGGTTGGGGCGTCAGCCTGATGGCCGAGTTGACGCGGCTTTCAGGATTGCCCGCCGATCTAACGCTCGACCTGATCGATGAACTTGATACCCGGGTCTTGAACACGCTGGTCGAAGGTGAAGTGCTCGATATCCAGTTCGCCTTGCAGCCGGTCGAGACGCTGTCCCCGGAGATGATCGAAGACATGCTTTGGCGTAAGACCGGGGCGCTCTATGAGTTCTGCGGCATGGCGGGCGCTATGATCGGCTTGCGCAGGAGGAGCGCACCGGAGATTGAAGCCGTGGGGCGGTTTGCCGCACTCTGCGGGACGGCATTTCAACTGCAGGACGACATCCTCGGCGTAACCGGCAATCAGCGGACGCTCGGCAAGCCTGTCGGATCCGACCTGCGCGAAGGCAAGAAGACGCTGGTCATTCACCACGCCTTTCAGCGCGCCACACCCGCCCAGCGCGAGCGTTTAAGTCAAATCCTCGGCAACGGCTCGGCAGGCGAGGACGACGTCCGGGAAGCGGTGCGGTTGCTGCGCGACCTCGGAGCGGTCGAGTCGGTCTCGCAGCGCGCTCGAAGCCTCATCGAGTCGGCCATGGAGCATCTGGAGCGACTACCCGATACGTCCTATCGGGATCTGCTCCGGCGGTGGGCCGATTATATGATTGCCCGGGAGTTTTAG